Genomic segment of Candidatus Thermoplasmatota archaeon:
AACTTGAGGGCCTGTCGGACGCTGAAAGGGTTCTTGAGCTCCACCTCCTCCGTCTCTCCCACCTCCTTCCTGAAGAAGAGAACGACGGCCGCCACGGCACAGACGATGGTCATGACCACCATCGGGCCGAGAAGCATCCAGAACAGGGGGTGGTTGAGCACAGCCACCTCGAGGAGGATCCTCGGGAACATCATCATGGAGGCTACGGTTATCCCGATCGCGAAGGACCTGGTCAGTGATGGGTTCTCCTTGCTTCTTTGGGAGAAGGCCAACGCCACGGCCGTGGAGGACACCAGGCCGCCGAGCAGTCCCGTCAGCCCGACGCCTTTCTTGCCTCCGAGGACCTTCACGGCGACGTATCCGGCGAACCCGATGCACGCGATGAAGACGACCATCAGCCATATGTAGAAGGGGTTGAGGACGCCGAGCCAGCCGTAAGCCTCATTGGGGAGGATCGGGAGAATGACTATGGTCAATATCGCCAGCTTCAGGGTCGCGTAGACATCCTCTCGGCTCACCTTCTTCACGAGCTTGTGCAGAGCTGGCTTGACCGACAGGAACGCCGTCGTCACAACGGCAACCGTGGCTGCTGCGATGAGGTGTTCGAAGTAGACGAGACCGCCCACGATGAAGATGATGAGAGTCGCCACCTCGGTCGTGCCGCCGATCGATCCTCTCTGTGACGACGCGTAGTATGAAATGGCAACAAGGGCGGAGAACGCGATGAAGGATACAACGAAGAACCAAACGTCAAACATGGCCGAGATCGTGCCCATCATGGCGATGAGGATGAACGTCCTGATCCCCGCGAACTCCCGTGCGGTCCTGTCCTTCCTCGCATACTCCCGCTCGAGACCCGCCAAGCCTCCCAGGGCGATGGATATCCCCAGCTTGACGACAATGGCCACCTCGGGGTCGAGAGTCGTGCCGAATAGATCCATCCCGCTGGCTTATCCTGGCGGCTCTATTTATAGTTGCATACTTCGGGTTTCTACCGGTCGCATGAAGGTCCTTCCAGGTCGACCGACAATGTTAAATTCGCCCCAGCTTATGGACTCGAGGCATGGGGCGATGCTCCAGGTCTGTTTGGGAATGGAGGATTGAAATGAGAAAGATTAGTGGAAGTTTGTGTGCCTACTTTTTGGGAGCGATAATGGTTCTTTCCGCACTGGTCATTCTGATACCTGGACCCGCGGAGGCTCCGCCACTCGGCTCCGTTGCGCTGTTCAAGGACAGGGATGCTTGGGGAACCCTGAGCAATGAGAATGTCCTGACATCGCATGGGATTTCGTATGACGTCTTCGGGTCGTCGGACATGGGTGTCGTTGACCTCTCGAGCTACGACAAGATAATCATAGTCTCCTGTCAGGACCTGGCCTTCTACCAGGACGTGGAGGCCAACCGTGCATGGTTCGAGAGCTACATCTCGGGGGGAAAGAAGTTCCAGATGAATGGCGCGACCTATTTCGCGGACAACTGGAACCTACTGACCATGCCCGGCGGTCTCACATCCATCGGCGACCAAGGAATCGAGCTGCTCTCGATCGTGGACAACGGCCATGAGATGGTGAACGTGCCGCATGTCATAACGGACTCCGAGATAGACAACTGGTGGTTCTCTACGCACGGCTACATAACCGGAACCGGGGGCTCGCCCAAAGTGATCATCGAGGAAACGGGTACCGGAAACATGATTCTGATCGAGTACAGGTTTGGCGGGGGGACGGTCATAGCGTCCATGCAGACCTTGGAGTTTGGATATGCATTGGGATACTCCCCCATCCTGGAGAACATCATT
This window contains:
- a CDS encoding MgtC/SapB family protein, with amino-acid sequence MDLFGTTLDPEVAIVVKLGISIALGGLAGLEREYARKDRTAREFAGIRTFILIAMMGTISAMFDVWFFVVSFIAFSALVAISYYASSQRGSIGGTTEVATLIIFIVGGLVYFEHLIAAATVAVVTTAFLSVKPALHKLVKKVSREDVYATLKLAILTIVILPILPNEAYGWLGVLNPFYIWLMVVFIACIGFAGYVAVKVLGGKKGVGLTGLLGGLVSSTAVALAFSQRSKENPSLTRSFAIGITVASMMMFPRILLEVAVLNHPLFWMLLGPMVVMTIVCAVAAVVLFFRKEVGETEEVELKNPFSVRQALKFGLFFAIILLVAKAAQVHFADTGIYVASALSGLMDVDAITLSMARLGGSSISNMTASIAIILAAISNTLVKGGIVAVLGTRQLSKYIIVIFGLAVAIGVVSSVVLYSFA